One region of Bubalus kerabau isolate K-KA32 ecotype Philippines breed swamp buffalo chromosome 6, PCC_UOA_SB_1v2, whole genome shotgun sequence genomic DNA includes:
- the LOC129656150 gene encoding 60S ribosomal protein L18-like: MGVDIHHNKDRKVRRKEPKSQDIYLRLLVKLYRFLARRTNSTFNQAVLKRLFMSRTNRPPLSVSQMIRKMKLPGREGKTAVVVGTITDDVRVQEVPKLKVCALPVSSRARSRILKAGGKILTFDQLALDSPKGCGTVLLSGPRKGREVYRHFCKAPGTPHSHTKLYVRSKDRKFERARGQRASCGYKNEPESLPCY; this comes from the coding sequence ATGGGAGTTGACATCCACCACAACAAGGACCGAAAGGTTCGACGCAAGGAGCCCAAGAGCCAGGACATTTACCTGAGGCTGTTGGTCAAGCTGTACAGGTTCCTGGCCAGACGAACCAACTCCACCTTCAATCAGGCTGTCCTCAAGAGACTGTTCATGAGCCGCACCAACCGGCCACCGCTCTCCGTTTCCCAGATGATCCGGAAGATGAAGCTTCCTGGCCGGGAGGGCAAAACAGCTGTGGTCGTGGGGACTATAACCGACGATGTTCGTGTCCAGGAGGTGCCCAAACTGAAGGTGTGTGCTCTGCCAGTGAGCAGCCGCGCCCGGAGTCGCATCCTCAAGGCCGGGGGCAAGATCCTCACCTTTGACCAACTGGCCCTGGACTCCCCCAAGGGCTGTGGCACTGTCCTCCTCTCCGGTCCTCGCAAGGGCCGAGAGGTGTACAGGCATTTCTGCAAGGCCCCAGGAACCCCGCATAGCCACACCAAACTCTACGTCCGCTCCAAGGACCGGAAGTTCGAGCGCGCCAGAGGCCAACGAGCCAGCTGTGGCTACAAAAACGAACCCGAGAGTCTACCTTGTTATTAA